Proteins encoded in a region of the Chloroflexota bacterium genome:
- a CDS encoding fumarylacetoacetate hydrolase family protein gives MRLVTFRAEDGAARLGAVVGEQVVDLATASGGALPSSMLAFIQSGRAALETARSVLAASPSGVPLTSVMLLAPIPRSSRNLLCLGLNYRAHAAEGAALFGAPVAEPAFPMFFTKAPTSVIGPGETIEIDTSLTSEPDWEVELAVVIGPGGRDIAKADAWRHVFGYTVANDISARDLQFRHGGQFFKGKSLDTFCPLGPWIVTADEFGDNPTLNISLRLNGVVKQASNTSKLIFDIPTTIASLSEGMTLESGDVILTGTPEGVGFARKPPEYLKNGDVVECEIEGIGILRNPVRERRRA, from the coding sequence CCTCCGGCGGTGCGCTGCCGTCGAGCATGCTCGCGTTCATCCAGAGCGGCCGGGCCGCCCTCGAAACGGCCCGCTCGGTCCTGGCCGCCAGCCCGAGCGGCGTTCCGCTCACATCGGTCATGCTGCTCGCGCCGATCCCGCGTTCGAGCCGAAACCTGCTCTGCCTCGGCCTCAACTACCGCGCACACGCGGCCGAGGGCGCGGCCCTCTTCGGCGCGCCGGTCGCGGAGCCGGCCTTCCCGATGTTCTTCACCAAGGCCCCGACGAGCGTCATCGGCCCTGGCGAGACCATCGAGATCGACACGTCGCTGACCAGCGAGCCGGACTGGGAAGTTGAGCTGGCGGTGGTGATCGGCCCCGGCGGTCGAGACATCGCGAAGGCGGATGCCTGGAGGCACGTCTTCGGCTACACCGTCGCCAACGACATCTCGGCGCGCGACCTGCAGTTCCGGCATGGCGGCCAGTTCTTCAAGGGCAAGAGCCTCGACACGTTCTGCCCGCTCGGGCCGTGGATCGTGACGGCCGACGAGTTCGGCGACAACCCGACCCTCAACATCTCGCTCAGGCTGAACGGCGTCGTCAAGCAGGCCTCGAACACCAGCAAGCTGATCTTCGACATCCCGACGACCATCGCCTCGCTCTCCGAAGGCATGACGCTGGAGTCCGGCGACGTCATCCTGACCGGCACGCCGGAGGGTGTCGGCTTCGCCCGGAAGCCGCCCGAGTACCTGAAGAACGGCGACGTGGTCGAATGTGAGATCGAGGGTATCGGCATCCTGCGGAATCCGGTCCGCGAGAGGAGGCGCGCATGA
- a CDS encoding phospholipid carrier-dependent glycosyltransferase, translating into MFGYRRAAVNGPAITPVSQSNACSGHSAGRLPWSPWRLVREVGLLLLVLAAAAVVLRGPAVRQGFTIDESRWIATSRYYWITFVDRDLFGPAWQPNYIVLTHPPVARYLIGLGLALQDWTPEQLNGRYDSLQSRAFNERAGNVPQADLLAAARRVTFLFGVAAVGLLYGIARLLGGPLSGLATVALALVNPLLTTIWTRALAESIVATFTLLTLLLALTVLPRVAGLRRLAWTPLTVGASLALATAAKLNGAMGAVGLVLFALVQQGLAIRATGRTAGLRSWVDLALAAVILFVIANPLLYLKPVERAWALVEHRQDEMQFQRQVFSDQAVPPDLIARVERVGRRAFGSWGTPGVVTPIAADALLVPVGVALLAWRAFRSLRRGTAGRELLLLCWSLATYVIVTVNLGFDSSHYYAPIVSLNMILGGIAIGAAVALARRRIGDRRAAVS; encoded by the coding sequence ATGTTCGGATATCGACGCGCCGCCGTCAATGGCCCGGCCATCACGCCAGTGTCTCAGTCGAACGCCTGTTCTGGTCATTCGGCCGGGCGGCTGCCCTGGTCGCCCTGGCGGCTGGTCCGCGAGGTCGGGCTGCTCCTGCTGGTGCTGGCCGCCGCGGCCGTTGTGCTGCGCGGCCCGGCCGTTCGCCAGGGGTTCACCATCGACGAGAGCCGCTGGATCGCCACCAGCCGCTACTACTGGATCACCTTCGTGGACCGCGACCTGTTCGGCCCGGCCTGGCAGCCGAACTACATCGTGCTGACTCACCCTCCCGTGGCCCGCTACCTGATCGGCCTCGGGCTGGCGCTCCAGGACTGGACTCCAGAGCAGTTGAACGGACGGTACGACAGCCTCCAGAGTCGGGCCTTCAACGAGCGGGCTGGCAACGTGCCGCAGGCGGACCTACTGGCAGCGGCGCGCCGAGTCACATTCTTGTTCGGGGTGGCGGCGGTCGGCCTGCTGTACGGGATCGCCCGACTCCTGGGCGGGCCGCTGTCAGGGCTGGCAACGGTCGCTCTGGCGCTGGTCAATCCGCTGTTGACCACCATCTGGACCCGCGCACTGGCCGAGTCGATCGTGGCGACCTTCACGCTGCTGACGCTGCTGCTGGCCCTGACGGTCCTTCCACGGGTGGCCGGACTCAGGCGGCTGGCCTGGACGCCCCTGACGGTCGGAGCGTCGCTCGCGCTGGCGACGGCCGCCAAGCTGAACGGCGCGATGGGCGCGGTCGGCCTGGTGCTGTTCGCCCTGGTGCAGCAGGGACTGGCGATTCGCGCGACGGGCCGCACAGCAGGGCTGCGCTCCTGGGTAGACCTGGCCCTGGCGGCCGTGATCCTGTTCGTGATCGCCAACCCGCTGCTCTACCTGAAGCCCGTTGAGCGGGCCTGGGCGCTGGTGGAGCACCGCCAGGACGAGATGCAGTTTCAGCGACAGGTCTTCAGCGATCAGGCCGTGCCGCCCGACCTCATCGCTCGCGTCGAGCGGGTCGGTCGGCGGGCGTTCGGTAGCTGGGGTACGCCTGGAGTGGTGACACCAATCGCTGCCGACGCCCTGCTCGTGCCAGTTGGCGTCGCCCTGCTGGCGTGGCGCGCGTTCCGCTCACTACGCCGCGGGACAGCCGGGCGCGAGCTGCTGCTGCTCTGCTGGTCGCTCGCGACCTACGTCATCGTCACCGTCAACCTGGGCTTCGACTCGTCGCACTACTATGCGCCCATCGTCAGCCTGAACATGATCCTGGGTGGCATCGCCATCGGCGCGGCGGTAGCGCTGGCCAGACGACGCATCGGGGACAGACGGGCAGCCGTGTCCTGA
- a CDS encoding DUF2752 domain-containing protein — protein sequence MAEAVPRVPLGDALRPLAEQAFRPALIGMAGLTAGALLPPDWVLHGPQLCIFKLMSGLPCPGCGLTRAVVLLMHGDLTGSLYYHPLAVFLVLAALLLVAVDAYAWWRAHPGGLAATKPSWLLEWLSKTPAPWVLIGLMLALWAVRLPLYLVGSWVY from the coding sequence GTGGCGGAGGCCGTGCCGCGCGTGCCGCTGGGAGACGCTCTGCGCCCGCTCGCCGAGCAGGCGTTTCGGCCAGCCCTGATCGGCATGGCCGGGCTGACGGCTGGCGCACTGTTGCCACCCGACTGGGTGCTGCACGGTCCGCAACTGTGCATCTTCAAGCTGATGAGCGGACTGCCGTGTCCCGGCTGCGGCCTGACCCGCGCCGTGGTCTTGCTGATGCACGGCGACCTGACCGGCTCGCTGTACTATCATCCGCTGGCGGTCTTCCTGGTGCTGGCGGCGCTGCTGCTGGTTGCCGTTGACGCCTATGCGTGGTGGCGGGCGCACCCCGGCGGACTGGCCGCGACGAAGCCATCCTGGCTGCTGGAGTGGCTCTCGAAGACGCCGGCCCCGTGGGTGCTGATCGGGCTGATGCTGGCGCTGTGGGCCGTGCGCCTGCCGCTGTACCTGGTGGGCAGCTGGGTCTACTGA
- a CDS encoding PIG-L family deacetylase, producing the protein MATVLAISAHPDDELFGAGYLAKLVSEGHDLYLLCTTRGEGGEVGEPPVGPKSRLGEYREVEMRGSAAALGARDVWFLDFVDPWMEIGGEALAIDAGPVEFCAALAERIGKLRPDVVLTHGSNGEYGHPQHIYTHRAVLAALGTLAPWTPSELLTWCANDGKGGVDRIVNEDDRADITLDISPWFDRKLAAANAHVSQHAMFVRNNKVTDIADALRRDEAFKRWPTGPFLAVSEIVRPGGREVDTWR; encoded by the coding sequence GTGGCGACGGTACTGGCGATCTCGGCGCATCCCGACGATGAGCTGTTCGGGGCAGGATACCTGGCGAAGCTGGTGAGCGAGGGGCACGACCTCTATCTGCTCTGCACGACGCGGGGCGAGGGCGGTGAGGTCGGCGAGCCGCCCGTCGGGCCGAAATCGCGCCTCGGGGAGTATCGGGAAGTCGAGATGCGCGGCTCGGCGGCGGCGCTCGGGGCGCGCGACGTCTGGTTCCTGGACTTCGTCGATCCGTGGATGGAGATCGGCGGCGAGGCGCTCGCCATCGACGCCGGGCCAGTCGAGTTCTGCGCGGCGCTGGCCGAGCGGATCGGCAAGCTCAGGCCGGACGTCGTCCTCACCCACGGCTCGAACGGCGAATACGGCCATCCGCAGCACATCTACACTCACCGGGCCGTGCTGGCAGCTCTGGGGACGCTCGCGCCGTGGACGCCCTCGGAGCTGCTCACCTGGTGCGCAAACGACGGCAAGGGCGGCGTGGACCGGATCGTCAACGAGGATGATCGGGCCGACATCACGCTGGACATCTCGCCCTGGTTCGACCGAAAGCTGGCGGCGGCCAACGCCCACGTCAGTCAGCACGCGATGTTCGTCCGCAACAACAAGGTGACCGATATCGCGGACGCCCTCCGGCGCGACGAGGCGTTCAAGCGCTGGCCGACCGGTCCGTTCCTCGCCGTCAGCGAGATCGTGCGGCCGGGCGGACGGGAAGTCGATACGTGGCGGTAG
- a CDS encoding DUF4346 domain-containing protein has protein sequence MSESRSGQPGETAATSAANAAPPLVGDVVFGNLESPVAVCTLGSRSLLADLVARPEIAIAGRVFTENVGIERMVQNVAGMTTLRVLVVCGRETPHAVGQTILALHANGLDADHRVIGSTAPEPFMPNLRPDQLRTFQRRVQVVDMIGELDPATIIARSGELAASVGTAAARAEDGEAVRSADRAERIKATLDQRSAWEYDPIGYFLVFVDRPNGLLRVEHYNQRHELQHVVEGAGAAEIGQTLARRGLVTLLAHAVYLGRELGRAESALRLNVDYEQDRPLMNHPPMDAHG, from the coding sequence ATGTCAGAGAGCAGATCGGGCCAGCCGGGCGAGACCGCGGCAACCTCGGCGGCCAACGCCGCGCCTCCGCTGGTAGGAGATGTGGTGTTCGGGAACCTGGAGAGCCCGGTCGCCGTCTGCACGCTCGGCAGCCGGTCGCTCCTGGCCGATCTGGTGGCCCGCCCGGAGATCGCCATCGCCGGGCGCGTCTTCACGGAGAACGTCGGCATCGAGCGGATGGTGCAGAACGTGGCCGGCATGACGACGCTGCGCGTGCTCGTCGTCTGTGGGCGCGAGACGCCGCATGCTGTCGGACAGACGATCCTGGCGCTCCACGCCAATGGACTCGACGCCGACCACCGGGTCATCGGCTCGACAGCCCCCGAGCCGTTCATGCCGAATCTCCGCCCCGATCAGCTTCGCACCTTTCAGCGCCGAGTCCAGGTCGTCGATATGATCGGCGAGCTGGATCCGGCCACGATCATCGCGCGGTCGGGCGAGCTGGCCGCGTCGGTCGGCACGGCTGCTGCCAGAGCCGAGGACGGCGAGGCTGTGCGGAGCGCGGACCGTGCCGAGCGTATCAAGGCGACGCTCGACCAGCGGTCGGCCTGGGAGTACGATCCGATTGGGTACTTCCTGGTCTTCGTGGACCGCCCCAACGGACTGCTGCGCGTCGAGCACTACAACCAGCGCCATGAGCTTCAGCATGTCGTCGAAGGAGCCGGCGCCGCAGAGATCGGGCAGACGCTCGCCCGGCGCGGTCTGGTGACGCTGCTCGCCCACGCCGTCTACCTGGGGCGCGAGCTTGGGCGGGCCGAGTCGGCGCTGCGCCTGAACGTCGACTACGAGCAGGACCGCCCTTTGATGAACCATCCGCCGATGGACGCGCACGGCTGA